A segment of the Scomber japonicus isolate fScoJap1 chromosome 5, fScoJap1.pri, whole genome shotgun sequence genome:
TTGACACTATtttattatacatattggagtcattgattaagactaaaatgtgactgtataataaaatacttcctaaaaataagattaagGCAGATATGGCCAGAGAATGTTAAATGATTGAgtaatgaacagtgatactGCATCTCCAGACAAAGCATTGAGAATTAATTCTGCCTCAATATCTATCAGATTGCAGAGAAACAGAGCATCCATGTCTGGTAGTTTGCTTCCGGTAGAAACTCAGGGTTTCTTAAAGAAAATGTTCATAGAGTCAGTTActatggtgactgactcagtttcagtttcctcatctcagggttaacttagAGTTTTCCATATAACCCACTTTCTGGAATACCCCTTGGTGTATTATGCATGCTGGTTCACTGTACTGTGATGCACTTGAGCTGAAAGCAATTTATGTTTAACTAAAAAGCTAGTCAGGTCTTTCAAAAAGGCCTTGACTTACTGCTTCAGCTTTATACACTGCTTACATATTGTGAGCATAGTTTCATGACCTCGTTAGCCCACTTTAAGCAAAATGAGTACAAACAACCATATTAAAGATTTTTCATTATtgaaagaaaattacaaaatcaaaaacaaagtgATGACAATTCAGATTCAGTGTTCACACAGGCTCCATCACATGAACATGGACTGCTGCTGATGCAGGCTcttcactgacagcagctggTATCACAGGTCTTCCCTTTGCACACACAGCCAGAGGCACACTTGCTGCAGTCAGATGGGCAGCATGAGCAGCAGCCTGCAACAGGAAAAACAGTTAGAAAATCCTAAAATCAATCTGTTCCTGAAAAAAATAAGCAGTTGAAGCTACCCTGTAAGTCCAGGGTGAGGATAATACACAACTAGTGGTGAGGTGGATTGGACAAGACCCCCTGATGTAGCCAATTAAGCCAATTACAGCCACCTGGTTTCTACATCTTTAGCAGAGAGGCAGCATTAAAAGCATGGCCAACTATACATTTAGATGACTCAGtcttaaagaagaaaaaaaaaaaaaaaaaaaaaaaaaaaagaaaatgcatgaAGAGTCACCTTGACTAGATTCAATCACCAGCTGACCGATGTCTAAGACTACGTTTACATGTGCCCGgctattttcataaacggacatttcatcctctgtttacaaaaaacaaaaagttttccaaaatctccactctggccggagtttttaaaaagcatcgtttTCAGGGGAGAATTCTCCGTTTGCGTCTAAACTGAGAGTGCAAACGATGGTTAAAGTCTCCATTTTTAAAGATAACCGGGTACGTATAAACGTGGTCTGAGTATAGATGTAATTTGACTTACTCTTCTTGCAGGTGGTGCAGGAGCAGTTTGTGCAGGTGCAGGATCCAGCACAGCTGCAGGTTCCAGCTGAAAATAAGAGAACAGGTCAAACTTTAGGAATATATAACCTACCACAGCTGGTCTCAAAACACCAAACCAACGACATCTTTCTATTTAACTTACTCTTGTTGCATTCACAAGGGTCCATTTTTCTCAGTAGTTGTAGTTCTCTTGTTCAGAGTGTGGAGCAGTGACGTCTCTTCTCGTTGGAAGTGGTGTTGTGACTGGGAGAAGAGGAAGCGGCGCTTTTATACCGTCCCGGTGACAACAAGACCGGGTGCAAAACTGTCATGTCACGCTGTACGCAGGCACGTAGTTCATCATTACAAAGAGGTTTGTGCACACGACCTTAACTACTCTGCAGATTCCCAAGCGACGAGGTGGCGCGTGCTCTGACAATTACCTAAAAACACTGTACCCCGTGTGCTCCCTGAATGTGGGGCCCGTACACCCCGGAATCATGTATAACCTATGTTTACATGTaggaaaacaacattaatattattattattaata
Coding sequences within it:
- the LOC128358834 gene encoding metallothionein, which encodes MDPCECNKTGTCSCAGSCTCTNCSCTTCKKSCCSCCPSDCSKCASGCVCKGKTCDTSCCQ